The Stratiformator vulcanicus genome has a segment encoding these proteins:
- a CDS encoding glutathione peroxidase, protein MLRSLVAACFVLCGAVASAEDSELFDREMDLLNGQTVDLSRFEGRVVMIVNVASRCGATPQYEPLQALYEKYKDQGFVVVGFPCNQFGRQEPGTAKQIQEFCSANYDVTFPLFAKIDVNGADAADIYKHLTSEEAYPADAGKVKWNFEKFLISRDGEVVERFRTRVQPDSEKVVKAIERELAKKASDSSAE, encoded by the coding sequence ATGCTGCGATCTCTTGTTGCTGCCTGTTTCGTACTGTGCGGTGCCGTTGCGTCAGCCGAAGATTCGGAACTGTTCGACCGAGAAATGGACCTGCTCAACGGGCAGACCGTTGATCTGTCTCGTTTCGAAGGTCGTGTCGTGATGATCGTGAATGTGGCGAGCCGGTGCGGCGCGACTCCGCAATATGAGCCGCTGCAGGCACTTTACGAGAAGTACAAAGACCAAGGCTTTGTCGTTGTCGGCTTTCCCTGCAATCAGTTTGGTCGTCAAGAACCGGGCACGGCGAAGCAAATCCAAGAATTCTGCTCGGCGAACTACGATGTCACCTTCCCGCTGTTCGCCAAGATCGACGTCAACGGAGCCGATGCCGCCGACATCTACAAGCACCTCACGTCCGAAGAAGCCTACCCGGCTGACGCCGGCAAGGTGAAATGGAACTTCGAGAAGTTCCTGATCAGCCGCGATGGCGAAGTCGTCGAACGTTTCCGGACGCGGGTCCAGCCCGATTCGGAAAAAGTCGTCAAAGCGATCGAGCGAGAGTTGGCCAAGAAAGCGTCCGATTCTTCAGCGGAATGA
- a CDS encoding SHD1 domain-containing protein, with product MSHCFRAFSTSLAFIFVVALATPAAAGEFDQQRTWKDATGRFDLEGKFVKLVDQTVTLEQPSGKEFEVKLSQLSAADRDFAERAAKAMVENPFAPVDDSGNSNDSSGGSSNDLKYVQFDLQEVPELNTDPIETRWSLEPDPQPRVTVRGGRPITTPPRRDAFEKHQATLISSKSATLLLGYTHDGFADRVSKSTRLEICDLKEGRMTRSLVEDSECVPLAIDETGHKILVRSEGRGFGNAARLEQWDISGSKISREFISEPYQQELFTRRDIEWGAYGAGDTFLTIGKANELIIWDGIKFSPLARLPSVDSDAIAVSPGGRYLVVAPKKHLLVIDLERRVTVASIPKVEIGNSRLTFSPSGERLVAAGVRDVHIWDFRTGDLVASIDPDDHSTRGLLMLDNRYLMIKDSIVYDTESRIALWNYSGSKEAVFTVGGLTWFVIKDYRSKTEVIYGGKLPHPAALKALEVAANDPTLFVLKPGSEVSIDVSNVRAAESVSAVEAAIKENLENAGFRVTPNANVQVVASATSAGNEDVTYYKTQSRLGPPLRSFARPDGPGETFSMPVYDLSIKIVAGGETAWSRSSKYKTAPAYLRTDDKPAGEAMASFRQKKPDAGFFVRNKFPSYVQRSANGLNALGISLVTAGGIQ from the coding sequence ATGTCACATTGTTTTCGCGCATTCTCGACATCGCTCGCTTTCATCTTCGTGGTGGCATTGGCGACGCCGGCGGCGGCCGGTGAATTCGACCAGCAGCGAACGTGGAAAGACGCGACCGGACGATTCGATCTGGAAGGCAAGTTCGTCAAACTGGTCGATCAGACCGTCACGCTGGAGCAACCTTCCGGCAAAGAATTTGAAGTCAAGCTATCTCAACTCAGTGCTGCGGACCGCGATTTCGCTGAACGTGCGGCAAAAGCGATGGTCGAGAATCCGTTCGCCCCCGTCGACGACAGTGGTAATTCGAATGACTCTTCCGGCGGATCGTCGAACGACCTGAAATACGTTCAATTCGATCTGCAAGAGGTGCCCGAACTCAATACCGACCCGATCGAGACCAGGTGGTCGCTCGAACCCGATCCTCAGCCGCGGGTGACGGTACGCGGTGGTCGTCCGATTACAACGCCGCCCAGACGTGATGCCTTCGAGAAGCACCAGGCGACGCTGATCAGCTCAAAGTCCGCGACATTGCTGTTGGGCTACACGCATGATGGATTCGCCGACCGTGTCAGCAAATCGACTCGACTGGAAATTTGCGATCTCAAAGAAGGACGGATGACGCGTTCCTTAGTTGAAGATTCGGAATGTGTCCCGCTAGCAATCGACGAGACCGGACATAAAATCCTCGTCCGCAGCGAAGGAAGGGGCTTCGGCAACGCGGCCCGTTTGGAGCAGTGGGATATTTCTGGGAGTAAGATTTCGCGTGAATTCATTTCCGAACCTTATCAACAAGAACTTTTTACCCGTCGCGACATTGAATGGGGGGCTTATGGTGCCGGGGACACCTTTTTGACGATCGGGAAGGCGAACGAACTAATTATCTGGGATGGCATTAAATTTAGTCCTTTGGCCAGGTTACCATCAGTAGATAGCGACGCGATTGCGGTCAGTCCTGGCGGGCGATATCTCGTTGTGGCGCCCAAAAAGCATCTGTTGGTTATCGATCTGGAGCGCCGCGTAACAGTCGCTTCAATACCGAAGGTGGAAATCGGAAATTCCAGGCTGACGTTTTCTCCCTCTGGGGAAAGACTTGTCGCTGCCGGCGTTCGAGACGTGCATATCTGGGATTTTCGGACCGGTGACCTGGTCGCCTCAATTGATCCGGATGATCACTCGACGCGGGGTCTTTTGATGCTCGACAACCGGTATCTGATGATTAAGGATTCAATTGTCTATGACACTGAAAGCCGCATCGCGCTCTGGAATTACTCCGGCTCCAAAGAAGCCGTGTTTACAGTTGGCGGGCTGACGTGGTTCGTAATTAAGGACTACCGTTCGAAGACGGAAGTGATCTACGGCGGCAAGCTCCCTCATCCGGCGGCGCTGAAAGCACTTGAAGTCGCGGCCAATGATCCGACGCTTTTTGTACTGAAACCCGGGTCAGAGGTTTCAATCGACGTCTCGAACGTTCGAGCGGCCGAGTCGGTGTCGGCAGTCGAAGCCGCGATCAAAGAGAACTTGGAGAATGCCGGATTCCGCGTCACGCCGAATGCAAATGTGCAAGTCGTTGCCAGCGCGACGTCGGCCGGCAATGAAGACGTGACCTACTACAAGACTCAGAGCCGACTCGGGCCTCCGCTCCGTTCGTTCGCGCGACCCGATGGCCCTGGTGAGACGTTCAGCATGCCGGTGTACGATCTCAGTATCAAAATTGTTGCCGGCGGAGAGACCGCCTGGAGCCGAAGCAGTAAGTATAAGACTGCACCAGCCTATTTACGCACCGACGATAAACCGGCGGGCGAAGCAATGGCCTCTTTTCGACAAAAGAAACCCGATGCTGGATTTTTTGTGCGGAACAAATTCCCCAGTTATGTTCAACGTTCGGCCAATGGCCTCAACGCTCTTGGTATTTCGCTCGTGACCGCCGGTGGAATCCAATAA